GTCAAGTCGGGCGGCTGCCCCTCAATCGGTTTCAGTCTGATCCGTACGGATTCATCCAGACGGGGCACCGAAGCCAGCAGACCCGCAGTGTAAGGATGCGCCGGCTGTTTATAGACATCCCTCGATAGCCCATGTTCAACGACCTGACCGGCATACATGACATATACGCGGCGAGCATAACGGGCTACAACCCCCAGGTTATGTGTAATAAGAATGAGTGCAGTCTGTAATTCTCTGGTAATATCGCGGATAACTTCAAGGAGTTGCGCCTGGATGGTAACGTCCAGCGCAGTGGTAGGCTCGTCGGCGATGATAAGCTGCGGCTGGCAGGATATTGCCATCGCAATCATCACACGCTGGCGCATTCCGCCGCTGAATTGATGAGGGTAATTTTTCACCCGCTGCTGCGGCTGGGGAATCCCCACAAGATCGAGGAGTCTGATAGTCTCGTTTCGAGCGCCTTCTTTGGTCATCTGCTGGTGGAATTCCAGAGCCTCGGAAATCTGACGTCCCACGGTCAATACCGGGTTTAGCGAGGTCATCGGTTCCTGAAAAATCATCGAGATTCTGTCCCCTCTTACCTTACGCAATTCCTCGCCGGAGAGTTTTAAAAGGTCGGCGCCATCGAAAATGACCTCGCCGGAGAGAATTTTGCCCGGAGGTTCCTTAATAAGCCGGAGGATAGAGAGTGCGCTCACCGTCTTGCCGCAGCCGCTCTCTCCCACCAGGGCTATCGTTTCACCCCTGGCAACCGAGTATGATACTCCGTTAACCGCCCTGACTACACCGTCTTCGGTATAGAAATGAGTGGTTAAATTACGAACTTCAAGTATGTCTGCCATACTTATCGCCTCAGCCTCGGGTCCAGAGCATCCCTCAAGCCGTCGCCCAAAAAGGTAAAAGCAAGCATTAAGACAGCGATTGCCAAAGCGGGGAAAACAATCAGGTGGGGAGCCGCAAAGATGACATCATAGCCATCACGAATCATAGTGCCCCAGCTCGGCGTGGGGGGTTTAACACCGATGCCGATATAACTGAGAGCCGCCTCGGCGAAGATAGCCCGGGGTACATTAAAGGTTACTGCCACTATTATCGGACCCAGCGAATTCGGCAGCAGGTGGCGCAGGGTAATATAACTACCGTTACCACCCATAGCTCGCGCTGCAGTCACAAAATCACGCTGCTTCAAAGATAATACCTGTCCCCGGACGAGGCGAGCGATATTGACCCAGGCGACAAGGCCGATTGCCAGGAATACCATAAAGATGCTGCCTCCAAGTATGGCGCGAAGCAGGATTATGAGAAGAATATCCGGGAAAGCGTACATTACATCGACAAAGCGCATCATAATATTATCTGTCCTGCCACCGATGTAACCGGCAAAAGCCCCGATGGGAAGTCCGATGACCAGAACGACGAACTGTGTAAATATACCCACTGCCAGGGAAGTGCGGGCGCCGTAGAGCAAGCGGGTAAAAACATCCCGCCCCAGAGTATCTGTCCCGATGAGATGACTGGGACTGGGACCTTCGAGAATGACATTAAGGTCCTGCTGGTCATAAGCGTAGCTGGTTATCAGGGGAGCAAATACAGCCGCCAGGGCAATCAGAAGAACGATAATACCTCCGGCTACTGCCAGGCGGTTTCGTTTCAGCCGTATCGCAGCATCGCCCCACAGATTATGGTGAGGGCGTATTGCTTCTACATTTGCAGTCATTTTGCTCCTTAGCCATAACGGATGCGCGGGTCTATAACAGAGTACAATATATCCACCGCCAGATTCACCACGGCAACGGCAAAGGCATAGAAAAGTATCGCGCCCATAATTAGTCCGTAATCACGGGCGAAAACACCCTGAACGAACAAGCGGCCAATACCGGGGATGGAGAACAGGCTTTCGATAATAAACGAGCCGGAAATGAGAAATGCCAGTTCCGGACCGGCGATGGTA
The Dehalococcoidales bacterium DNA segment above includes these coding regions:
- a CDS encoding ABC transporter ATP-binding protein, whose product is MADILEVRNLTTHFYTEDGVVRAVNGVSYSVARGETIALVGESGCGKTVSALSILRLIKEPPGKILSGEVIFDGADLLKLSGEELRKVRGDRISMIFQEPMTSLNPVLTVGRQISEALEFHQQMTKEGARNETIRLLDLVGIPQPQQRVKNYPHQFSGGMRQRVMIAMAISCQPQLIIADEPTTALDVTIQAQLLEVIRDITRELQTALILITHNLGVVARYARRVYVMYAGQVVEHGLSRDVYKQPAHPYTAGLLASVPRLDESVRIRLKPIEGQPPDLTVFPEGCVFRPRCVYRSDDCHKGSEELTEVTAGHYSACARVQESARLWQGV
- a CDS encoding ABC transporter permease; translated protein: MTANVEAIRPHHNLWGDAAIRLKRNRLAVAGGIIVLLIALAAVFAPLITSYAYDQQDLNVILEGPSPSHLIGTDTLGRDVFTRLLYGARTSLAVGIFTQFVVLVIGLPIGAFAGYIGGRTDNIMMRFVDVMYAFPDILLIILLRAILGGSIFMVFLAIGLVAWVNIARLVRGQVLSLKQRDFVTAARAMGGNGSYITLRHLLPNSLGPIIVAVTFNVPRAIFAEAALSYIGIGVKPPTPSWGTMIRDGYDVIFAAPHLIVFPALAIAVLMLAFTFLGDGLRDALDPRLRR
- a CDS encoding ABC transporter permease subunit, which translates into the protein TIAGPELAFLISGSFIIESLFSIPGIGRLFVQGVFARDYGLIMGAILFYAFAVAVVNLAVDILYSVIDPRIRYG